From Candidatus Cloacimonadota bacterium, a single genomic window includes:
- a CDS encoding type II toxin-antitoxin system RelE/ParE family toxin, whose product MKITESAQNDIEDIWQYIALDNFKTATKFLDKIEQKIDSLQRFPERNPLIPENEILKSDYRHLLFSNYRIIYRIEGSIV is encoded by the coding sequence ATTAAGATCACGGAATCTGCTCAAAACGATATTGAAGATATCTGGCAATACATTGCTCTGGATAATTTCAAAACTGCAACGAAATTTTTAGATAAGATCGAGCAGAAGATCGATTCTTTACAAAGATTTCCGGAACGAAATCCGTTAATTCCGGAAAATGAAATTCTGAAAAGTGATTACAGACATCTGCTATTCAGCAATTATCGGATTATTTACAGAATTGAAGGAAGTATTGTT